In one Haloplanus salinus genomic region, the following are encoded:
- a CDS encoding universal stress protein, translating into MYHVVIGVDDNEERAMACAKAVADLPGGAAETRVTVIHSFTDNPSGASAPQLASVRDVTDFLEEQGIDVEVTESSGDPADQLLEAAQEGDADLIVVAGRKRSPTGKALFGSVTQSVILNAERPVMVAGGTRE; encoded by the coding sequence ATGTACCACGTCGTGATCGGTGTCGACGACAACGAGGAGCGAGCGATGGCGTGTGCGAAGGCGGTCGCCGACCTCCCCGGCGGCGCGGCCGAGACGCGGGTGACGGTGATCCACAGCTTCACCGACAACCCGAGCGGCGCCTCCGCGCCCCAACTCGCGTCCGTCCGTGACGTGACCGACTTCCTCGAAGAGCAGGGTATCGACGTCGAGGTGACCGAGTCGAGCGGCGACCCCGCCGACCAGCTCCTCGAAGCCGCACAGGAGGGGGACGCGGACCTCATCGTCGTGGCCGGGCGGAAGCGCTCGCCGACGGGCAAGGCGCTGTTCGGAAGTGTCACGCAGTCAGTTATTCTGAACGCCGAACGGCCGGTGATGGTCGCGGGCGGGACGCGCGAGTAA
- a CDS encoding DUF7520 family protein, producing the protein MSETRRDGRRFVLVLYALIVGLTGVLGFVLGEVIDLGAPPRLFFLLPLPPTGPGFALYGMVTVAVALGVPLGLVVYLSDRLDAETA; encoded by the coding sequence GTGTCGGAAACGCGCCGCGATGGACGGCGGTTCGTGTTAGTGCTGTACGCCCTGATCGTCGGACTCACCGGAGTTCTCGGGTTCGTACTCGGCGAGGTCATCGACTTGGGCGCTCCACCGCGGCTGTTCTTCCTGTTGCCGCTCCCTCCAACGGGTCCTGGATTCGCCCTGTACGGAATGGTGACCGTCGCGGTGGCTCTCGGCGTTCCGCTCGGCCTCGTCGTCTACCTCTCCGACCGTCTCGACGCGGAAACGGCGTAA
- a CDS encoding cbb3-type cytochrome c oxidase subunit I, with translation MGLFLVIIAAWLARIEDWRSYTPLGSGGAAGESGYISREKPAGISRWLTTVDHKDIGMLYGLYGVIAFVVGGLMIMLMRIELLDPGMTLLSNTFYNSLLTSHGITMLFLFGTPIIAAFANYLVPLLIGADDMAFPRINAIAFWLLPPGALLIWAGFFPLGDIIPAQTGWTLYTPLSAGVGGGNQANAGVDLMILGLHLTGVSATMGSINFIATILTERAEEVTWANLDIFSWTILTQSGLILFAFPLLGSALIMLLLDRNLGTTFFSIEAGGTMLWQHLFWFFGHPEVYILVLPPMGIVSYVLPRFAGRRLFGFKFVVYSTLAIGVLSFGVWAHHMFATGMDPRLRASFMAVSLAIAIPSAVKTFNWITTLWNGKIRLTTPMLFCIGFVSNFIIGGISGVFLASIPVDLVLHDTYYVVGHFHYVVMGVIAFAGFAGLYYWFPMFAGRMYQRRLGKIHFWTWMIGSNITFLAMIVLGYGGMPRRYATYLPQFATFHQIATLGAFLMFVGGLVWTYNFVVSWLEGPKVQDGDPWELREDGMYTNEWQWFENKQETALADGGDGDEEDGLVADGGEPTDE, from the coding sequence ATGGGGCTCTTCCTCGTGATCATCGCCGCGTGGCTCGCGCGGATCGAAGACTGGCGGTCGTACACGCCACTCGGCAGTGGCGGCGCGGCCGGCGAATCGGGGTACATCTCACGGGAGAAGCCAGCCGGCATCAGTCGCTGGCTGACGACGGTCGACCACAAGGACATCGGCATGCTCTACGGCCTCTACGGCGTCATCGCCTTCGTCGTCGGCGGCCTGATGATCATGCTCATGCGGATCGAACTGCTTGATCCGGGGATGACGCTCCTGTCGAACACGTTCTACAACTCGTTGCTGACGAGTCACGGCATCACCATGCTGTTCCTGTTCGGGACGCCCATCATCGCGGCGTTCGCGAACTACCTCGTCCCCCTACTCATTGGAGCGGACGACATGGCGTTCCCCCGGATCAACGCCATCGCGTTCTGGCTGCTGCCGCCGGGCGCCCTGCTCATCTGGGCGGGCTTTTTCCCGCTCGGTGATATCATCCCGGCACAGACGGGGTGGACGCTCTACACGCCGCTCTCGGCGGGCGTGGGCGGCGGCAACCAGGCCAACGCCGGCGTCGACCTGATGATCCTCGGGCTTCACCTCACCGGCGTCTCGGCGACGATGGGGTCGATCAACTTCATCGCGACCATCCTCACCGAGCGCGCGGAGGAAGTGACCTGGGCCAACCTCGACATCTTCTCGTGGACGATCCTCACCCAGTCCGGGCTGATCCTCTTTGCCTTCCCCCTTCTGGGAAGCGCGCTGATCATGCTCCTGCTGGACCGCAACCTCGGCACCACTTTCTTCTCCATCGAAGCCGGCGGGACGATGCTCTGGCAACACCTGTTCTGGTTCTTCGGCCACCCCGAAGTGTACATCCTCGTCCTACCGCCGATGGGTATCGTTAGCTACGTCCTCCCGCGGTTCGCCGGTCGTCGGCTGTTCGGGTTCAAGTTCGTCGTCTACTCCACGCTCGCCATCGGCGTGCTCTCTTTCGGCGTCTGGGCCCACCACATGTTCGCCACCGGCATGGACCCGCGCCTTCGCGCGTCGTTCATGGCGGTGTCGCTCGCCATCGCTATCCCCTCGGCGGTAAAGACGTTCAACTGGATCACGACCCTCTGGAACGGGAAAATCCGGCTGACGACGCCGATGCTGTTCTGTATCGGCTTCGTCTCCAACTTCATCATCGGCGGCATCAGTGGCGTCTTCCTCGCGTCCATCCCCGTCGACCTCGTGCTTCACGACACGTACTACGTCGTCGGGCACTTCCACTACGTCGTGATGGGGGTCATCGCCTTCGCCGGCTTCGCCGGGCTCTACTACTGGTTCCCGATGTTCGCCGGCCGGATGTACCAGCGTCGCCTCGGCAAGATTCACTTCTGGACGTGGATGATCGGCTCGAACATCACGTTCCTCGCGATGATCGTCCTCGGCTACGGTGGGATGCCCCGGCGCTACGCCACCTACCTGCCCCAGTTCGCAACCTTCCACCAGATCGCTACGCTCGGCGCCTTCCTGATGTTCGTCGGCGGCCTCGTCTGGACGTACAACTTCGTCGTCTCGTGGCTGGAGGGCCCGAAAGTGCAGGATGGCGATCCGTGGGAGCTCCGCGAAGACGGCATGTACACCAACGAGTGGCAGTGGTTCGAGAACAAACAGGAGACCGCCCTCGCGGACGGCGGCGACGGTGACGAAGAGGACGGCCTCGTCGCGGACGGCGGCGAACCGACCGACGAGTAA
- a CDS encoding DUF6684 family protein has product MATKVFDRDTLLDLTVNFIPLFILVFFIVGYTVYNPFGLDSVSRILQYVLLAAPFVLLAILTYLSGKAIATAEKTSTVYMPGGATVDDAEPLEEREDE; this is encoded by the coding sequence ATGGCGACGAAAGTGTTCGACCGGGACACGCTCCTCGATCTGACGGTGAACTTCATTCCGTTGTTCATCCTCGTCTTTTTCATCGTCGGATACACCGTGTACAACCCGTTCGGCCTCGATTCGGTGTCGCGCATCCTGCAGTACGTGCTGCTGGCCGCACCCTTCGTCCTGCTGGCCATCCTGACGTATCTGTCGGGGAAGGCAATCGCGACGGCGGAGAAGACGTCGACGGTGTACATGCCGGGTGGCGCGACGGTCGACGACGCCGAACCGCTCGAAGAACGCGAGGACGAGTGA
- a CDS encoding DUF7541 family protein — protein MDEQPGLSDQYRMASPWPIFVAFGIPIAELGILFDVFVVAVGGLLLFCGSLTGLIREAGYAKTAWRPLAAFAVLLLAIGGALVVTDVNLVTRGYAIITAGAFLAAVGIGGELFVPKRGTV, from the coding sequence ATGGACGAGCAACCGGGGCTAAGCGATCAGTATCGGATGGCGAGCCCGTGGCCGATATTCGTCGCCTTCGGCATCCCCATCGCGGAACTTGGCATCCTGTTCGACGTGTTCGTGGTCGCGGTCGGCGGTCTCCTCCTGTTCTGTGGGAGCCTGACCGGTCTGATCCGCGAAGCCGGCTACGCGAAGACGGCGTGGCGGCCACTCGCCGCCTTCGCCGTACTCCTCCTCGCCATCGGCGGTGCGCTCGTGGTCACGGACGTGAACTTAGTGACGCGGGGCTACGCGATCATCACCGCCGGCGCCTTCCTCGCGGCGGTGGGGATCGGCGGCGAACTGTTCGTGCCGAAACGCGGGACGGTCTGA
- a CDS encoding VNG_1110C family protein has product MPSPERLRDSTQIVVPCESLSGLRDTLEADFDVTVFRIGEATCRIVGSPVEIKAVGRFLARHGVNVA; this is encoded by the coding sequence ATGCCGAGTCCCGAACGGTTGCGAGACAGCACGCAGATCGTCGTGCCGTGTGAGTCGTTGTCCGGACTCCGGGACACCCTCGAAGCGGACTTCGACGTCACCGTCTTCAGGATCGGGGAGGCGACGTGCCGGATCGTCGGCAGCCCAGTCGAAATCAAGGCCGTCGGGCGCTTTCTCGCCCGACACGGCGTCAACGTCGCCTGA
- a CDS encoding OBG GTPase family GTP-binding protein: protein MGLEEEIEDLREEIANTPYNKSTEQHIGRLKAKLAEKKEKLERQSSSGGGHGYAVEKTGDATVGLVGFPSVGKSTLLNALTNAESEVGEYEFTTLDVNPGMLKHNGANIQMLDVPGLIEGAAGGRGGGQEVLSVVRTTDLVVFMLSVFEIQQYDRLREELYANKVRLDTSPPNLSISKTGKGGLRVTKSDDVGLDEGTIKSVLREHGYVNADVTIRGDCGIDELIDGIQDNRVYLPSIVAVNKADLIDRDYLPTVEEHLRDHGLDPEEVVFISAEEERGLDALKEQIWDALGMIRVYMDKPGRGVDYEEPLVLREGENTVDDALRKLGGSLDERFRFARVTGPSAKHDEQQVGRSHGLQDEDVMRVVARR, encoded by the coding sequence ATGGGTCTTGAGGAGGAGATCGAGGACCTCCGCGAGGAGATCGCCAACACGCCGTACAACAAGTCGACCGAACAGCATATCGGCCGGCTGAAGGCGAAACTCGCGGAGAAAAAGGAGAAGCTCGAACGCCAGTCCTCCTCGGGCGGCGGGCACGGCTACGCCGTCGAGAAGACGGGCGACGCTACCGTCGGCCTCGTCGGGTTCCCCAGTGTCGGCAAGTCGACGCTACTCAACGCCCTCACCAACGCGGAGAGCGAGGTCGGCGAGTACGAGTTCACGACCCTCGACGTGAACCCGGGGATGCTCAAACACAACGGCGCGAACATCCAGATGCTCGACGTGCCGGGGCTGATCGAGGGGGCCGCTGGCGGCCGCGGCGGCGGGCAGGAGGTGTTGTCGGTCGTTCGGACGACCGACCTCGTGGTCTTCATGCTCTCCGTCTTCGAGATTCAACAGTACGACCGCCTCCGCGAGGAACTGTACGCCAACAAGGTTCGGCTCGATACGTCGCCCCCGAACCTCTCCATCTCGAAGACCGGCAAGGGCGGCCTGCGCGTGACGAAAAGCGACGACGTGGGCCTCGACGAGGGAACGATCAAGAGCGTTCTGCGCGAACACGGCTACGTCAACGCCGACGTGACGATCCGCGGCGACTGCGGCATCGACGAACTCATCGACGGCATCCAGGACAACCGGGTCTACCTCCCGTCCATCGTCGCGGTCAACAAGGCCGACCTGATCGACAGGGACTACCTCCCGACGGTGGAGGAACACCTCCGCGACCACGGCCTCGACCCCGAGGAGGTGGTGTTCATCAGCGCCGAGGAGGAACGCGGCCTCGACGCCCTCAAGGAGCAAATCTGGGACGCGCTCGGGATGATTCGCGTCTACATGGACAAGCCGGGGCGCGGCGTCGACTACGAGGAACCGCTCGTCCTGCGCGAGGGCGAAAACACCGTCGACGACGCGCTCCGGAAACTCGGCGGCTCCCTCGACGAACGCTTCCGCTTCGCCCGCGTCACCGGGCCGAGCGCGAAACACGACGAACAACAGGTCGGACGTAGCCACGGACTTCAGGACGAGGACGTGATGCGCGTCGTCGCCAGACGATAG
- a CDS encoding TIGR04206 family protein — translation MPARSVTRLAVVLALLAVPWSVQTFVGARPPGFVFAWGLLNFDPLSVTFLWDFLFRYTMGLPDYILAWPLSVACYCVALASAAVGYLFDREDPRVTAGLLAAAGVAQLTLAQEFSFQPGRAGWPLGTAACWLVAWWVYRGRDAPAD, via the coding sequence GTGCCCGCACGCTCAGTCACCCGTCTCGCCGTCGTCCTCGCGCTCCTCGCCGTTCCGTGGTCGGTCCAGACCTTCGTGGGCGCCCGACCCCCGGGGTTCGTCTTCGCGTGGGGGCTGCTCAACTTCGACCCGCTCTCGGTCACTTTCCTCTGGGATTTCCTCTTTCGGTACACGATGGGGCTGCCCGACTACATCCTCGCGTGGCCGCTCTCGGTGGCCTGTTACTGCGTCGCGCTCGCGAGCGCCGCCGTCGGCTACCTGTTCGATCGGGAGGACCCGCGCGTGACCGCCGGCCTCCTCGCGGCCGCCGGCGTCGCGCAACTGACGCTCGCACAGGAGTTTTCGTTCCAGCCCGGCCGGGCCGGATGGCCGCTCGGCACGGCGGCGTGTTGGCTCGTCGCGTGGTGGGTGTACCGGGGACGCGACGCCCCCGCCGACTAA
- a CDS encoding VOC family protein yields MNGTLDHVMMRVADLDDSLSWYRSHLDYEEKDRWEADTFTIVYLGPEDMHEEGAMLELTHNHDGAPEEMGDAWGHIAVRVEDVYDAYEELMAEGVEDYRDPDSCGGRYAFVTDPDGHEVELVRRDHGARWSLDHTMIRVEDADEALGFWTRKFEHVPAGRWEADTFANYFTEPRNAPEEAMSVELTYNYDGRRYDLGDAWGHLCVRVDDLHEDWARLMERGADDYRDPASCDDAYAFTKDQDGHEIELIEREGLEPPLFPE; encoded by the coding sequence ATGAACGGGACGCTCGATCACGTCATGATGCGGGTCGCCGACCTCGACGACTCGCTCTCGTGGTACCGATCGCATCTCGACTACGAGGAGAAGGACCGCTGGGAGGCGGACACGTTCACCATCGTCTACCTCGGTCCGGAGGACATGCACGAGGAGGGCGCGATGCTCGAACTCACCCACAACCACGACGGCGCTCCCGAGGAGATGGGCGACGCGTGGGGCCACATCGCCGTCCGTGTCGAAGACGTCTACGACGCCTACGAGGAACTGATGGCCGAGGGCGTCGAGGACTACCGCGACCCCGACTCCTGTGGCGGGCGGTACGCGTTCGTCACGGACCCCGACGGCCACGAGGTGGAACTCGTCCGGCGCGACCACGGCGCGCGCTGGAGCCTCGATCACACCATGATCCGCGTCGAGGACGCCGACGAGGCGCTCGGCTTCTGGACCCGGAAGTTCGAACACGTTCCGGCCGGACGTTGGGAGGCCGACACCTTCGCGAACTACTTCACCGAACCCCGAAACGCCCCCGAGGAGGCGATGTCCGTCGAACTCACCTACAACTACGACGGCCGGCGCTACGACTTGGGCGACGCGTGGGGCCACCTCTGTGTCCGCGTCGACGACCTGCACGAAGACTGGGCGCGACTGATGGAACGCGGGGCCGACGACTACCGCGACCCCGCCTCCTGTGACGACGCCTACGCGTTCACGAAGGACCAGGACGGCCACGAGATCGAACTCATCGAACGCGAGGGGTTGGAACCGCCCCTGTTCCCCGAGTGA
- a CDS encoding multiprotein-bridging factor 1 family protein, with amino-acid sequence MTKYSTGSDRGGGDGDACELCGRETAALERANVAGASLLVCSGCAPHGDSGDRDRSGGESSGSRTDADEPNRRKRAARNTARIYDASRGNTKRWEQEGTDYEEDRLPYLVSGYGDQVEAARQDAGLTVEELAAELDADEDDVLALEQGRATRAGVGGSLVRAVEKRLGVDLVDE; translated from the coding sequence ATGACCAAATACTCGACCGGCTCGGACCGTGGCGGCGGCGACGGCGACGCGTGCGAACTCTGCGGGCGCGAGACGGCGGCCCTCGAACGGGCGAACGTCGCGGGCGCAAGCCTCCTCGTCTGTTCGGGCTGCGCGCCCCACGGCGACTCCGGCGACCGGGACCGTTCCGGCGGCGAGTCGTCCGGCTCTCGGACCGACGCCGACGAGCCCAACCGTCGCAAACGCGCCGCCCGGAACACGGCCCGCATCTACGACGCCTCGCGGGGGAACACGAAACGGTGGGAGCAGGAGGGGACCGACTACGAGGAGGACCGGCTCCCCTATCTCGTCTCGGGGTACGGCGATCAGGTCGAGGCCGCCCGACAGGACGCGGGCCTCACCGTCGAGGAACTCGCGGCCGAGTTGGACGCCGACGAGGACGACGTGCTCGCGCTCGAACAGGGCCGGGCCACCCGCGCCGGCGTCGGCGGGTCGCTCGTCCGGGCCGTCGAGAAACGGCTCGGCGTCGACCTCGTGGACGAGTAG
- a CDS encoding alanyl-tRNA editing protein produces the protein MQTRAPAEPDVREFEATVERVERDSTDGVAVVLDHTYFYAESGGQPADRGTLAGVPVTDVQAESGVVVHYLDGDPGLGGGDDAVGVIDDDVRTYCARAHTASHLLYGAGRRLLDDLGYGGFGIDAEKVRVDFATSTDIDDGVLVELERLTNRAVWDSRPVSWGEVPVDEARARDDVAFNTKTEEGVMDDADTVRLVDIEGWDVAACGGTHVSNTLEVGPVEVLDRSNPGEGLTRVEFAVGPSAIDRRASVRRAAIDAARDLGTSVDALDDAVADLRAERDELDREAREYKADVLGARLGALPTTERDGAVWRVGTVADFGPNEVGEAAKERVDDGDADVVAAVGEGVAPYVVVATTGDVDAGALVADLTDEFGGGGGGGPTFAQGGGLDATPETVVAALRD, from the coding sequence ATGCAGACGCGCGCGCCAGCCGAACCGGACGTACGGGAGTTCGAGGCGACCGTCGAGCGCGTGGAGCGTGACTCCACGGACGGCGTCGCCGTCGTCCTCGACCACACCTACTTCTACGCCGAGAGCGGCGGCCAGCCGGCGGACCGTGGCACGCTCGCCGGCGTGCCCGTGACAGACGTACAGGCCGAGAGCGGTGTCGTCGTCCATTACCTCGACGGCGATCCGGGTCTCGGCGGCGGCGACGACGCCGTCGGCGTGATCGACGACGACGTCCGCACCTACTGCGCCCGCGCTCACACCGCGAGCCACTTGCTCTACGGCGCCGGCCGGCGCCTGCTGGACGACCTGGGCTACGGCGGGTTCGGCATCGACGCCGAGAAGGTCCGCGTCGACTTCGCCACGTCGACCGACATCGACGACGGCGTGCTGGTCGAGCTCGAACGCCTGACCAACCGGGCGGTGTGGGACTCCCGCCCCGTCTCGTGGGGCGAGGTGCCAGTCGACGAGGCACGCGCCCGCGACGACGTGGCGTTCAACACGAAGACCGAGGAGGGCGTGATGGACGACGCCGACACCGTCCGCCTCGTCGACATCGAGGGCTGGGACGTGGCAGCCTGTGGCGGGACGCACGTCTCGAACACCCTGGAGGTCGGGCCGGTCGAGGTACTCGATCGTTCGAACCCCGGCGAGGGGCTGACGCGCGTCGAGTTCGCGGTCGGCCCGTCGGCAATCGATCGGCGGGCGTCGGTCCGACGCGCCGCCATCGACGCCGCTCGTGACCTCGGGACGAGCGTCGATGCCCTCGACGACGCGGTGGCGGACCTGCGGGCGGAGCGCGACGAACTCGACCGCGAGGCGCGCGAATACAAGGCCGACGTGCTCGGCGCGCGCCTCGGCGCCCTCCCCACGACGGAGCGGGACGGGGCGGTCTGGCGGGTCGGCACCGTCGCGGACTTCGGCCCGAACGAGGTGGGCGAGGCGGCCAAGGAACGCGTCGACGACGGCGACGCGGACGTGGTCGCCGCCGTCGGCGAGGGGGTGGCGCCGTACGTCGTCGTCGCGACGACCGGCGACGTCGACGCCGGTGCCCTCGTGGCCGACCTGACCGACGAGTTCGGCGGCGGGGGCGGCGGCGGGCCGACGTTCGCACAGGGCGGCGGCCTCGACGCTACACCCGAGACGGTCGTCGCGGCCCTGCGCGACTAG
- a CDS encoding carboxypeptidase-like regulatory domain-containing protein — protein sequence MSRVPVALCALLALSLVAGAGAGTGTAVAQSGGETVTVTVAVRDRAGNAIADADLDVEWDGGSTTATTAGNGKAFVDVPAGAEVTVGVTHPRYVRNDPYVIDSAAEREVEVSVFRKSTARLEVSDDDGSVADARVLIERGGLDVATGRTGPNGVFQSDVLQAGSYTVTVSKPGYYTRTKPLEIDGDITNRVALRRGSVTVGIRVADPHFDPARAVPNATVTVTDVATERTGRSGNVSVTAPVNTETTLRVTRDGYRAVERDLTVGETATNVSVGISRTPSITLESANERMVAGERVVLTATNAYGEPASAATVSLDGERVGTTDGEGEIRVPIDDPGDHTLSATKDGVRSNDVSVEAISADGGTDTADATPTASPTGEPTATATSDSSPGFTPLLALLAILLVAARFARR from the coding sequence ATGTCACGGGTTCCCGTAGCGCTGTGCGCGCTTCTCGCGTTGTCCCTCGTCGCCGGCGCCGGCGCCGGCACCGGCACCGCCGTCGCGCAGTCGGGCGGCGAGACGGTAACCGTCACCGTCGCCGTGCGTGACCGTGCGGGCAACGCCATCGCGGACGCCGACCTCGACGTGGAGTGGGACGGCGGATCGACGACGGCGACGACGGCCGGAAACGGCAAGGCGTTCGTCGACGTGCCCGCGGGCGCCGAGGTGACGGTCGGCGTGACCCACCCGCGATACGTCCGGAACGACCCCTACGTCATCGATTCGGCGGCCGAGCGTGAAGTCGAGGTGAGCGTGTTCCGGAAGAGTACGGCCCGCCTCGAAGTGAGCGACGACGACGGGTCCGTCGCCGACGCGCGAGTGCTGATCGAACGCGGCGGACTGGACGTGGCGACGGGGCGGACCGGTCCGAACGGCGTCTTCCAATCCGACGTCCTCCAAGCGGGGAGTTACACGGTCACCGTCAGTAAACCCGGCTACTACACGCGGACGAAGCCGCTCGAAATCGACGGCGACATCACGAACCGCGTCGCGCTTCGACGCGGGTCGGTGACCGTCGGTATCCGGGTGGCCGATCCCCACTTCGATCCGGCACGGGCCGTCCCGAACGCGACGGTCACCGTCACCGACGTGGCGACCGAGCGGACGGGCCGCAGCGGGAACGTCAGCGTGACCGCCCCGGTCAACACCGAGACGACCCTGCGCGTGACCCGCGACGGCTACCGGGCCGTCGAGCGCGACCTGACCGTCGGCGAGACGGCGACCAACGTCTCCGTCGGCATCTCGCGGACCCCGTCGATCACGCTCGAATCCGCCAACGAACGGATGGTCGCCGGCGAGCGGGTCGTCCTCACCGCGACCAACGCGTACGGCGAGCCGGCGAGCGCCGCGACGGTCTCCCTCGACGGCGAACGGGTGGGCACCACCGACGGCGAAGGCGAGATTAGGGTGCCGATCGACGACCCCGGCGACCACACGCTCTCCGCGACGAAAGACGGCGTCCGGTCGAACGACGTGAGCGTCGAGGCGATCAGCGCCGACGGCGGAACGGATACCGCCGACGCGACGCCGACGGCGTCGCCGACGGGCGAACCGACCGCAACGGCGACGAGCGACAGCAGCCCCGGCTTCACCCCGCTCCTCGCCCTCCTCGCGATCCTCCTCGTCGCCGCCCGGTTCGCGCGCCGCTAG
- a CDS encoding HAD family hydrolase codes for MSTSPDYGAVVYDLDGTLVRLAVDWDAATSDATAAFAEAGVDVADADLWSLFETAPGHGLADDVESILASHERRGAERAARLPHADRVPEWGVPVGVCSLNAESACRLALDRHNLLDHVDAVVGRDSVATHKPDPEPLLTTIDRLGAEPSSALFVGDSERDAVTAERAGVAFEWVE; via the coding sequence GTGAGCACGAGTCCCGATTACGGCGCGGTGGTTTACGACCTCGACGGGACGCTCGTCCGACTCGCGGTCGACTGGGACGCCGCCACCAGCGACGCGACGGCGGCGTTCGCCGAGGCGGGCGTCGACGTCGCCGACGCCGACCTCTGGTCGCTGTTCGAGACGGCACCGGGGCACGGCCTCGCGGACGACGTGGAGTCGATCCTCGCGAGCCACGAACGTCGAGGCGCCGAGCGGGCGGCCCGCCTTCCCCACGCCGACCGCGTTCCGGAGTGGGGGGTTCCGGTCGGCGTCTGTTCGCTCAACGCCGAGTCGGCGTGTCGGCTGGCGCTCGACCGACACAACCTGCTGGACCACGTCGACGCCGTCGTCGGTCGGGATTCGGTAGCGACGCACAAACCCGACCCCGAACCCCTGTTGACGACCATCGACCGCCTCGGCGCCGAGCCGTCGTCCGCACTGTTCGTCGGCGACTCCGAGCGCGACGCCGTGACCGCGGAGCGGGCGGGCGTCGCGTTCGAGTGGGTCGAGTAG
- a CDS encoding ribonuclease J, translating to MEIEIATIGGYEEVGRQMTAVRAGNDVVIFDMGLNLSQVLIHDNVETEQMHSLDLIDMGAIPDDRVMSDLEGDVQAIVPTHGHLDHIGAISKLAHRYDAPVVATPFTIELVKQQVQGEDKFNVGNDLVKMEAGSTMSIGDSGNVELEFVNVTHSIIDAINPVIHTPEGAVVYGLDKRMDHTPVIGDPIDMERFREIGREGAGVLAYIEDCTNAGRKGRTPSESVARKHLRDVMYSVEDYDGGIVATTFSSHIARVTSLVEFAEDIGRQPVLLGRSMEKYSGTAERLDFVDFPDDLGMYGHRKSVDRTFKRIMKEGKENYLPIVTGHQGEPRAMLTRMGRGETPYELENGDKVLFSARVIPEPTNEGQRYQSERLLRMQGARIYDDIHVSGHLREEGHYEMLDALQPQHVIPAHQDLEGFAPYVDLCESQGYALGRDLHVTRNGNMIQLVE from the coding sequence ATGGAAATCGAAATCGCAACAATCGGCGGCTACGAGGAAGTCGGGCGGCAGATGACCGCCGTCCGCGCCGGTAACGACGTCGTCATCTTCGATATGGGTCTGAACCTGTCGCAGGTGCTGATCCACGACAACGTCGAAACCGAACAGATGCACAGTCTCGACCTGATCGACATGGGCGCCATCCCCGACGACCGGGTGATGAGTGACCTGGAAGGCGACGTCCAAGCTATCGTCCCGACCCACGGTCACCTCGACCACATCGGCGCCATCTCGAAACTCGCCCACCGCTACGACGCCCCCGTCGTCGCGACGCCGTTTACCATCGAACTGGTGAAACAGCAGGTCCAGGGCGAGGACAAGTTCAACGTCGGCAACGACCTCGTGAAGATGGAGGCGGGGTCGACCATGTCCATCGGCGACTCCGGCAACGTCGAACTCGAGTTCGTCAACGTGACCCACTCGATCATCGACGCGATCAATCCCGTCATCCACACGCCGGAGGGCGCCGTCGTCTACGGACTCGACAAGCGGATGGACCACACGCCGGTCATCGGCGACCCCATCGACATGGAGCGCTTCCGCGAGATCGGCCGCGAGGGCGCGGGCGTCCTCGCGTACATCGAGGACTGTACCAACGCGGGCCGGAAGGGCCGCACCCCCAGCGAGTCCGTCGCGCGCAAGCACCTGCGCGACGTGATGTACTCCGTCGAGGACTACGACGGCGGCATCGTCGCCACCACGTTCAGTTCCCACATCGCCCGCGTCACGAGCCTCGTCGAGTTCGCGGAGGATATCGGCCGCCAGCCCGTGCTGCTCGGGCGTTCGATGGAGAAGTATTCGGGGACCGCCGAACGCCTCGATTTCGTCGACTTCCCCGACGACCTGGGGATGTACGGCCACCGCAAGTCCGTCGACCGGACGTTCAAGCGGATCATGAAGGAGGGGAAGGAGAACTACCTGCCCATCGTCACGGGCCACCAGGGCGAACCGCGCGCGATGCTGACGCGGATGGGTCGCGGCGAGACGCCGTACGAACTGGAGAACGGCGACAAGGTGCTGTTCTCGGCCCGCGTCATTCCGGAGCCGACGAACGAGGGCCAGCGCTACCAGTCCGAACGCCTCCTCCGGATGCAGGGCGCGCGCATCTACGACGACATCCACGTCTCCGGCCACCTGCGCGAGGAGGGCCACTACGAGATGCTGGACGCTTTGCAGCCCCAGCACGTCATCCCGGCCCACCAGGACCTCGAAGGGTTCGCGCCCTACGTCGACCTGTGTGAGAGCCAGGGCTACGCGCTCGGCCGTGACCTCCACGTCACGCGCAACGGCAACATGATCCAGCTGGTGGAATGA